The following coding sequences are from one Mycobacterium bourgelatii window:
- a CDS encoding TetR/AcrR family transcriptional regulator: MNRPTYHHGDLRAAILTEAARLVAERGAERVSLRELAREAGVSHAAPAHHFTDRRGLFTALATEGFRLLADALVRARPRFADAALAYVRFALEHPGHYQVMFNRSLLDGSDPEFAAAEAAAAAELSRGVETLRDPNARSDPAGAQLAAWSLVHGFSTLWLNDAFNAQVRAADPMDTVNRIAAMLFTE; encoded by the coding sequence ATGAACCGCCCCACCTACCATCACGGCGACCTGCGGGCCGCGATCCTCACCGAGGCCGCCCGCCTGGTCGCCGAACGCGGCGCGGAGCGCGTCTCGCTGCGGGAATTGGCGCGCGAGGCCGGAGTCTCACATGCCGCGCCGGCCCACCACTTCACCGATCGCCGGGGTCTGTTCACGGCATTGGCGACGGAGGGTTTTCGGCTACTGGCTGACGCTCTGGTGCGAGCCCGTCCGCGGTTCGCCGATGCGGCCCTGGCCTACGTGCGGTTCGCGCTCGAGCATCCGGGGCACTATCAGGTGATGTTCAACCGTTCGCTGCTGGACGGCTCCGATCCTGAATTCGCAGCCGCCGAAGCCGCCGCTGCCGCGGAATTGTCGCGCGGGGTGGAGACGTTGCGCGATCCCAACGCTCGGTCCGATCCAGCGGGTGCTCAGCTCGCGGCCTGGTCTCTGGTGCACGGGTTCTCGACGCTGTGGCTCAACGACGCATTCAATGCCCAAGTGCGCGCGGCGGATCCGATGGACACCGTGAATCGGATCGCGGCGATGCTGTTCACGGAGTAG
- a CDS encoding DoxX family protein yields the protein MAPLIALLFGSIGARIVGWLGVAYVDNWANAVAVGLAAMFVLTGVAHFVPAMRRDMIAIVPPRLPAPGLLVTITGVLELLGAVGLLLPSTRVAAAVCLLALMLAMFPANVYAARMPNPPKSMHTRLSLRSVEEAVFLGAAAVVAVGGI from the coding sequence ATGGCACCACTCATCGCGCTGCTGTTCGGCAGCATCGGCGCACGCATCGTCGGTTGGTTAGGCGTCGCGTATGTCGACAACTGGGCCAACGCGGTCGCCGTCGGCCTGGCGGCCATGTTCGTACTGACCGGCGTGGCTCACTTCGTGCCAGCGATGCGGCGAGACATGATCGCGATCGTGCCGCCGCGGTTGCCGGCCCCCGGTCTGCTGGTCACCATCACCGGCGTGCTCGAACTCCTGGGGGCGGTGGGCCTGTTGCTGCCCAGCACCCGGGTGGCGGCGGCGGTGTGCCTGCTGGCGCTGATGCTGGCGATGTTCCCGGCCAATGTCTACGCCGCGCGGATGCCCAACCCGCCCAAGTCCATGCACACGCGGTTGTCGCTGCGCAGTGTCGAAGAGGCCGTCTTCCTAGGAGCTGCCGCCGTTGTCGCCGTCGGCGGCATCTAA